A window of the Juglans microcarpa x Juglans regia isolate MS1-56 chromosome 5D, Jm3101_v1.0, whole genome shotgun sequence genome harbors these coding sequences:
- the LOC121265126 gene encoding heat stress transcription factor B-3-like, translating into MAEGGCEKGLLEYGRKSSPPPFLLKTYMLVEDPATDEMISWNEEGTAFVVWQPAEFSRDLLPTLFKHSNFSSFVRQLNTYGFRKIVTNRWEFCNDMFRKGEKELLCEIRRRKAWANKQQAAAPVLTAAPNQSSAATGQDHQFDEDQRSSSTSSSSGFGTLVDENKRLKKANVDLNSELISMKKKCKELLDLVAKYTHSEKEDDHDQLEADERPKLFGVRLEVHGEREIIMKRKRAEISESASILLSQPCK; encoded by the exons ATGGCGGAGGGTGGGTGTGAAAAGGGTTTGTTAGAATATGGAAGGAAGTCAAGCCCACCGCCTTTCTTGCTGAAGACGTACATGCTGGTGGAGGATCCGGCGACAGATGAAATGATATCGTGGAACGAGGAGGGGACGGCGTTTGTTGTGTGGCAGCCGGCCGAGTTTTCCCGTGATCTCCTCCCTACACTTTTCAAGCATAGCAACTTCTCTAGCTTTGTCCGCCAGCTCAATACCTAT gGTTTCCGGAAAATTGTGACGAACCGGTGGGAGTTTTGCAATGACATGTTCCGAAAGGGTGAGAAAGAGTTGCTGTGTGAAATCCGTCGAAGAAAAGCATGGGCCAACAAGCAACAAGCTGCAGCGCCAGTACTGACAGCTGCACCGAACCAATCATCAGCAGCAACCGGCCAAGATCATCAGTTTGATGAAGATCAAAGATCGTCGTCAACTTCATCGTCGTCTGGTTTCGGTACTCTGGTCGATGAAAACAAACGTCTCAAGAAAGCGAACGTGGACTTGAATTCCGAGCTTATAAGCATGAAAAAGAAGTGCAAGGAGCTTCTTGATTTGGTGGCAAAGTATACGCATTCGGAGAAGGAAGATGATCATGACCAGCTGGAAGCTGATGAGAGACCCAAGTTGTTTGGAGTGAGACTGGAAGTTCATGGAGAGAGGGAGATCATCATGAAGAGAAAGAGGGCAGAGATTAGTGAAAGCGCAAGCATTTTACTTTCTCAACCATGCAAATAA